Part of the Longimicrobium sp. genome is shown below.
GGGCCCCCTCCCCCGCTCGTTCCTCGCGGCCCCTCCCCCAAAACAACCTGGGGGAGGGGCGTGCGCGCAACCATCTGCGCCCGTCGCGGATGCCCGTGCCCCGCGCTGCTCTGCCACCCGCCGCCGACACCGACAACCGTAGGGGCAGACCTGCGTGTCTGCCCACCCTCGCCCCCGCTCGGATACCCGCCGTTCGGCGCCGATGCCGTAGGGGCCGCCCCACGTGGCTGCCCGTGCCCGCCGCCACGCCGAACCCTGCCGCCGCGCACGCATGCCCGCCACCGCCCCTCCCCCAGGCAGTTTTGGGGGAGGGGCCGCGAGTTCACGAGCGGGGGTGGGGGCCCCGGTGGCCCCCCTACCGCCCCAGCATCCGCCCAAACCGCTTGAACAGCGCGCCGGACTGCTCCAGCCCCAGCATCGCCGTGACGGCGAAGTACACGGCGCCGAAGGTGCCGCCCACCACCACGCCCATCGGAAGCGGGCCCCACCCGGGGATCAGCGTGCGCACGCCCCACCCCGCGGCCGCGCCCGCCAGCGCGGCCGCGAACATCCGCGCCAGCGCCCCGCCCCGCGCACCCACCCCGCCGATGCGATTGCGCAGCGAGCGCTTCAGCAGCATCCACTCGATCCACGCTGCGATGCCGGCGCCCAGCGCCAGCCCGAACGGCCCCAGCGGCTTCCCGCCCACCCGCACGTCCGCCAGCCAGCCGCCCGGCAGGTGCACCCCGCCGATCACCAGGCGCTCGAAGGTCAGCATCAGCAGCAGGCCGAGCACGATGGAGAGCACCACCCGCACCGTGGCGTAGCGCGCCGGCGTCTTGGTGTCGCGGAGGGCGAAAAAGGTGGACGAGAGAAGGCGCGACGTCGTGGTCGCCAGCAGGCCGACGGTGAGGCCCGCGAGGGTGACCCACACGGCGAGCGTGTCGTTGCGGGTGAACTCGCCGCGCTGGTAGAGCGCCCCCACCACCACGTCACCCAGCGCGATGAACGCCACGAACGAGGGGACCACGTAGAAGGCGATCCGCTCCAGCCCGTCGCGGGCGCGCTGGCGGAGCACGTCGTGCGCGGCGGTGCGCTGGCGCGAGAGCTCGGGGAGCTCGGCGGCGGCCACCGACATGCCGAAGAGGCTCACCGGGAGGATGTACAGCGTCAGCGCGTAGGTGAAGGTGGAGACGGCGCCCTCGGCCAGGAAGCTGGCGAGCACGATGTCCGCGTAGCTGCTCAGCTGCACCACGCCGCGCCCCATGATGGCGGGCCCGGCGCTCCTCACCGCCGCGCGCACCCCCTCCAGCTTCAGGTCCCAGCGGATCTTGAGCGAGCGCTCCAGCCGCAGCACCGCAGGAAGCTGGATCCCGAACTGCAGCACGCCGCCGATCAGCGCCCCCCACGCCGCCGCCACCACCAGCTGGTACTCCCCTACCCTGCCCCCGAACGCCACCAGCGCGCCGATGATGGCCGCGTTCCAGAGCACGGGCGCCACGTACGGGATGAAGAACTTGCGGTGGCTGTTCAGGATTCCGAGCGACCAGGCGGAGAGCACCAGCACGCCGGTCATCGGAAAGATGATGCGCGTGATGGCGATGGTGAGCTCCCGCCGCTCCCCCTGGAACCCGGGGAGGAGGACCGCCGTGAGCACCGGCGCCAGCAGCACGCCGACGAGCGCCAGCACCCCCGCCAGGGCGAAGAGGAGCGCGAAGACGGCGCCCGCCACCCGCCCCGCCTCCTCCTCCTTCCCTTCGTGCAGGAGCTCCGCGTAGACCGGGATGAACGACGCGCTCAGCGTCCCCTCGCCCAGCAGGTTCTGGAGGATGTTGGGCATGCGCAGCCCCGCGCGGAACGCGTCCGCGTAGGCGGAGGTGCCCAGGTAGCCCGCGCCCACCGCCTCGCGCACCAGCCCCGCGAGCCGGCTGAGGAGGATCCCCGCCGCGATCGTGGCCGATGCGCGGTTGCCGGACGGCGCGGCGCGCGGCGACTTGGGTGCCGGATCGGGCTCCACGGCGCCCGGGTCGTCCGGCTCCGGGCTGAACTGCGCCTCGCCGCGGTCGCGCGCGGGGAAAGGGATCGTCTCGTCGCTCTCGCTCATGCGCGCATCGGGTTGAGGATCGCTCACGCGGGCACGGCCGCGGGGCGGAGCTGCACGTGCATGGCCGCCGCCAAGTCGTGCAGGAGCGTCGGCTGGTGTATCAGGTACTGGAAGACGGTGAGCACGCGCTCCTGCGGCTGGCCGTTCGGACGCAAGTGGTTGCGCGCCAACGCGGTGCCGCGCCGCAGCTCCGCGTCGTTGCGCTTCACGTGGCGAATGATTTTCCGCTCCGCCTTCGCGACTTCCACAATCGCCCGGTTGCGCCGCGCCCCGATAGCGAGATCCAGGTTGGGGTCGATGGAATGCGCCGCATCGATCACGCTCCCGAAGCCGCTGACGATGGAACGGCGGAGCGCCAGGAGCTGTTCCGCGACTTCGGGCGGGATGCGGCGCCGCGCGACACGCTCGATCAGCTCGTGTTCGGGAAGGCGCAGCTCCTCGTCGGTAATAGCGAGGGCGGCGCGCGCCTCTTCCGCCTCCGCGGGCGCGATCAGCGCGGCGAAGCGCGGGAAGACGAGCGGCATGCGGATGTTCAGCGCCTCGAAGAGCGGTCCGATCTGCGCGAAGTACGCCGTCTCCGCCGGCCCGCCGACGTACGCCAGCGTCGGGAAGACGGCCGATTCCACCACGGGGCGCAGGAAGACGTTGGGGCTGAGGGCGCCCGGCTGGTCGCGCAGCAGCGATTCCAGCTCGCCTTGCGTGAAGCGGCGGCGGATCTCGGGGGCGATGAAGCCGTCACCATCGCGCTGGAGCCGTTCGCGACCGCCGGGGCCGCGCGCGCCCGCCACGCCGTGGATGAAGAGGTTCGTCGCCCCCTCCGCCACCAGGACCTGCGACGGATAGCCGGCAAGTTCCAGCAGAGTCGTCTGGGCCCTGACGAGCCGCTCGTGCTCCGCCGCGTTCGCCGCTTCGGCCAGGAGGATCTCCGCGGAGGCCTGCTTCAGCGCCGGATCGGCGGCGTCGGTGACCAGGAGATCGAAGCCGGAAAAGAGCTCCGCGATGGTGTCGCGGAACCCCTCCGCCACCGTACGGCCAGGCTGGTAAGCGGCTCGAACGCGTGTGAAGATGTTGGATGCATCGCCATCGGCACCAATCGCTTGCGCGAAGCCATCGAAGGCGCTTTCTACGTCCGATCCGAGCCTCATTTCGCTCATAGGGACGGCGCGCCGGTCCGTCGCCTGGATGCCGAAGCGGCGGATCGCGCCAGCGTTATCGACGGCCCAAGCGTGGTTCACCTCGGCGAAATCGTGGTCCTCCGATGCGGCCCAGAAGACGGGGAGGACGAGCACGCCGAGCTCCGCCTCCAGCGCTTCGGCCAGGCGGATGGCGGAGAGGATCTTGTGGATCGTGTAGAGCGGGCCGGTGAAGAGGCCGGTCTGCTGGCCCGTGGTCACCATCGCCCCGCCTTCCTCCACGAAGCGCCGCAGCCGCTCCGCCGCGCCGGTCGAGGTGGGGCGCAGCGCGGCCGCCGCACGCTCGCGCGCGGGGCGGTCGAAGCGGCGCTGCACCTCCGCCAGCTTTTCGCGGTACGCCGCGGGGTCCAGCGGATGCCCGGCGTAGAACGCGGAGATCGCGGGCGCACCCGCCATGTAGTCGTCCACCAGCCGCGACCCGCGGATGGGCTCGGCTTCGATGCGCAGGCTCAACGGCCTCTCCGGAAAAAAGATCACGCGGCGCGGCCCCGCATCAGGCTTCGCGCCCCTTGTGGTACGGCTCGCCGCGCTGGATGGTCCCGGCGCGGTAGAGCTGCTCCGTGAGCACCAGCCGCGCCAGCTCGTGCGTGAGCGTCATCGCCGAGAGCGAAAGCCGCACCGCCGCGCGCGCGAGCACCTCGTCCGACAGCCCGTACGCCCCGCCGATCAGGAAGGCGGCCCCCGGGCTCCCCTGCAGCGCCAGTTCGCCCAGGAACTCCGCGAGCTGCACGGAAGTCCACTGCTTCCCCGTCTCGTGCAGCGCCACAACGTGCGCGCCCTGCGCAACGCGGGCCAGGAGACGCTTCCCCTCCTCGTCACGCACGCGCCCGGCGTCGCCCGTGCGGCGGTACGGCTCCTCCTTCACCTCCGCGGCGTCGAAGGCGAAGTAGCGGCGGGTGCGCGTCTCGTACTCGGCGAGGGCATCCGCCAGCATCCCGCGCACCTTTCCCACGGCCGCCACGGTGACCTTCATCGCACGATGATGGTGTCGCGCAGCGAGTGCTCGTTGTCGCGGAAGGGGCGGTCCTCGTCGAAGTGCAGCCCGCGGCTCTCGTGGCGCTGGGCCGCGCAGCGCACGATCAGCAGCGCGGTCTGGATGACGTTGCGCACCTCCACCAGCTCCGCCGTGGGACGCGCCGCCGCCCACAACCCGTTGAGCAGCGCATAGATGGGCCGCAGCCGCGCCTCGGCCTCGGCCAAGCGGGCGGTGGAGCGCACGATCCCCACCAGGTCCCACATGATGTTGCGGATCCGCTCGCGCTCCTCCTCCAGCCCCTCCACCGAAGCCGCCTCGCCCGCGGGGTGCGGCGGAAGGGCGGCGGGCTCCAGCATCCGCGTGACCGCGAGCTGCGGCCCGATGCGCTCGGCGGCGCGGTGGGCGAAGACGAGCGCCTCCAGCAGCGAGTTGGAGGCCAGCCGGTTCGCGCCGTGCACCCCCGTGCACGCCGTCTCCCCCGCCGCGTACAGGCCGGGGACGGAGCTGCGGCCGTCGGTGTCGGTCAGCACGCCGCCGCAAAGGTAGTGCGCGGCGGGAACGACGGGGATGGGCTCGCGCAGCATGTCGATCCCCCGCTCCGCCGTCTCGCGCAGGATGTTGGGGAAGCGCTCGCGGATCTCGTCCGGCGCGATGGCGGAGCAGTCGAGGTGGACGAAGGGGTCGCCGCTCCGCTTCATCTCACTGTCGATGGCGCGCGCCACCACGTCGCGCGGCGCCAGCGAGGCGAGCGGATGATAGCCGTCCATGAACGCCGTCCCATCCGTCCGCCGCAGCACCGCCCCCTCGCCGCGCACCGCCTCCGAGATCAGAAAGGTCTTGTCGCGCGCGGGGTACAGCGCAGTAGGGTGGAACTGGACGAACTCCATGTTCGCCACCTTGGCCCCCGCCCTGTACGCCATCGCCACCCCGTCACCCGTCGCGATGGAGGGGTTGGTGGTGTGGCGGTAGACCTGGCCGCAGCCGCCGGTGGCCAGCATCACGGCGCGCGCCAGGAACGGCTTCAGCTCGCCCGCCTCGGTGTCGAGCACCAGCACTCCGCAGCAGCGCTCGCCCAGCGTCCCCGGATCGGTGGCGGTCAGCAGGTCGACGGCGGCGTGGTTCTCGAGGATGGTGATGTTGGGGCTCTCCGCGACGGCGTGGAGGAGCCCGCGCTCGATCTCGCGCCCGGTGAGGTCGGCCGCGCGCACGATGCGCCGCCGCGAGTGCCCGCCCTCGCGGCCGAGCGAGAGGTCCTCGCCCTCCTGCGTGAAGCGCACCCCCAGCTCGATCAGCTCGCGCACTCGCAGCGGCCCCTCGCGCACCAGCACGTTCACCGCGTCCGGGTGGCAGAGCCCCGCGCCGGCGACGAGCGTGTCCTCGACGTGCAGATCCACGGAGTCGTCCGCGCCGAAGACGGCGGCCACACCGCCCTGCGCCCAGTTGGTGCTGGACTCGGGGCGGCTCTTCTTGGTGACGAGCGTGACGGTGCCGTACTTCGCCACCTTGAGCGCGAAGAAGAGCCCCGCGATCCCGCTTCCCACCACGACCACGTCGGTGCGCATCATCCCGGCATCCTCTCCAGCGCCGCAAGCAGCGCCTCTTCGCCCCAGTCGAAACGGACCGTCTGCTCCAGCACGTACGCCCGCACGTTTGCCGGGAGCAGCCCCCGAAGCTTGACCGCATCCTTGTGCGTCATCACCACCACCCGCTCCCCCGCCCTGTCCGCCAGCCCCGCCGCCTCCGCGCTCGTGAACGCGTGATGATCCCCGAACAGCGCCTCCTCCACCCTCGCCCCCGCCGCGCGCAGGTGCTCCACGAACGGCCCCGGGTCCGCCAGCGCCGCCACCGCCAGCACATCGCGCCCTGTGAGCGAGCGCGGGTCGAGATCGGCCCCTTCGTGCAACGCCGCGAGCCTCCCCGGCGCCAGGTGACAGCCCACGACAGCCTTACCCACCGCCCACCGCTCCACCTCGCGCGCGACCGCCTCCGCCCGCGCGCGCGGCGCGGACTTGCGCGTGAGCACCACCACACCCGCGCGCCCCAGCGCCCCCGGGCCCTCGCGCCAGGGCCCGCGCGGGAGCACGCGAGGCCTCGCCTGCCACCCCTCCACCGCGATCAGCACCAAATCCAGATCCCGCGCCAGCGCCCGGTGCTGGAATCCGTCATCGAGCACCACCACGTCGCACCCCGCCTGCGCCGCCGCCCGCGCCGCCTCGATCCTCCGCGCCGCCGCGAACACCGGCACCTGGGGATTGAGCTCGCGATGCACGAGCACCTCATCCTCCCCGTACCCACGCAGCGCGATCCCCGGCCTGCGCCCTTGCTCCCGCAGCCGCGCCGCCACCCAGGCCGCCACCGGCGTCTTCCCCGCTCCGCCGACCGCGAGGTTGCCGATACTCACCACCGGCACGGGCGCCCGCTCCACGCGCAGCACCGCCCGATCGTACGCCGCGTTCCTCAGCGCCGCCACCCCGCGGAACCCTGCCTCCGCCGGCAGCAGCGCCGCGCTGAGCACCGCCCCCGCCGCGCCCGCATCCCCCGCCCACCACCGCGGCACCCACGTCCGCAAGCTCACGGCCGCACCGCGTGTGACGGCCGCGAGCCCCCCCCGCCCGCAGTTCCCCCCCTCCCCCACGCTCCCCCGCGTGCGGGGGAGGGGGCCGGGGGGTGGGGGCCCTTTCCCCTCACCACGCCTGATCCACCCTCCGCATCAACCCCCCCAACCTTCCCTCCACCTCGTCCGCCACCGCCTGCAGCTCCGCCTCGTCCGCCCGCCTCGGCACGTACACGGGCTCGCCGTACGCGATCTGGAGGCGCGCAAAGGGGTGCGGGATCAGGAACCGGTCCCATCCCCCGAAGTACGACGCGCGGCTCGCACCGGATGCCACCGGGATGATCGGCGCGCCGGTGAGCTGCGCAGCGAGCAGAGGCCCGGGCTTCAGCTTCTCGCGCGGGCCGCGAGGGCCGTCGGGGGTGATGGCGAGCGAGCGGCCGCCGCGCAGATGGCGCACGAGCTCGCGCAGCGCATCCAGCCCGCCGCGGCTGCTGGAGCCGCGCACCGCCGTGTACCCCCACTTCTGCACCAGCCGCGTGATGTACTCGCCGTCTCGGTGGTGGCTTACGAGGGTGACGACGTCCTGATGGCGGTGGTGGTAGGTGCAGGGAAGCAGCCGCCCGTGCCACAGCGTGAACACGACCGGCCGCTTCTCGCGCCAGAACTGGCGGAAGTTCTCCTCGCCCTCGGTGCGCACGGAAGTGGTGCGCATCAGCGCGTCCAGCGCCGTGCCGCCGAGCGCCGCGGTGAAGTCCTGCGTCCGCGTCAGCTTCGTCCCGCTCACCGCGCCCCCTTCGCGATCAGCTCGCCCGCGATCTCCGCCACGCGCCGCGACGCCCCCGCCCCGCCCAGCTTCCCCTGGATCCTGCGCAGCCCCTCCACCATCACCACACGTTCCGGCGAGCGCTCGTCCAGCAGCGGGAGCAGCGCGTCCGCCAGAGCATCGGGCGTGGCGGCGTCCTGCACGAACTCGGGGGCGACGCGCTCCTCCGCGATCAGGTTGGCGAGGGCGATGTGCGGCACCTTGACCAGCCGCTTAGCGACCGCGTAGCTCGCGGAATTCATCTTGTAGACGACCACCATCGGCGTCGCGGCGATACCGGCCTCCAGCGTCGTGGTGCCGCTCTTCACCAGTGCCGCCGTCGCGTACTGCAGCAGCCCGCCCGCGCTCAACACGCGCGGCCAGGCGGCACCCTCGTACACGGCGTTATCGATCCCCCCGGGCGTCCCGATCACCGGCTGCACCTCCGGCCGCCGCTCCACCACGTGTCGCGCAGCCTCCGAGAACAAAGCCAGGTGCCGCCTCACCTCCTGCGCGCGCGAGCCGGGAAAGAGCCCCAGGATGGGCCGCGTCGGATCCAGCCCCTCCGCCCGCACCAGAGCGTCCCGGTCGAGCGCGGGCGGCTCGCGGTCGAGGAGCGGATGACCGACGAAGCTCGCCTTCACCCCGGCGCCGCGCAGGAACTCCTCCTCGAACGGCAGCACCACGGCGACGCGGTCCGCATCTCGGGCGAGGTCGCGCACCCGGCTCTTGTGCCACGCCCACACCTGCGGCGCGATGTAGTACAGCACGGGAATCCCGCTCTCCCGCGCGTGCCGAGCGAGGCGCAGGTTGAAGCCTGGATAGTCGATGGGGATGACGAGATCCACCCCCTCCGCCGCCAGCGCCGCCCACACCCGCTTGCGCAGCTGGTAGAAGAAGGGCAGATGCCGGATCACCTCCGCCAGCCCCATCACCGCGAGCTCCTGGAGCCCCGCCATCAGCTCCACCCCCGCCGCCCCCATCCGCGCCCCGCCCAGCCCCAGCAGCCGCGCATCCGGAAACCGCTCGCGCAGCGCCGCCGCCAGCGCCCCCCCGTGCAGATCCCCCGACTCCTCCCCGGCCGAGATGAAGATCGTCGGCCCCTTCATCCCATCCTCCCGAACGGCAAGAGACACGAAGCCACGGAGAAACCCTCTCTCTGTGTCTCTGTGTCTCTGTGTGAGCCCAGCCGTTCCTCTGCGTCTCCGCGCCTCCGCGTGAGCCCTGCAGTCGCCACCATCACAGCGCCCCAGCCCGCCGCAGCAGCACGAAGATCGCAGCGAGCGTGACGACCAGCAGCAGCACCAGCCGCCACGGCGACGGCGGACGCACCGGGCGCGGAAACGGACGGCGCGGGTCGGTGGAGCCGCGCAGCTTATGCGGGTTGGGCAGCGGCCGCATGGTGCTCGATCCGGTCCATGACGCGAAGGGCGATGGCGAGCGCGTCGCGCCCGTCCCTGCCGCTCACCACCAGGGGTCCCTCGCCGCGGACGGCCGCGACCCACGCCTCCAGCTCGGCGCGCAGCGGCTCCGCTCCGTCGCCGGCCAGCTCGATCCGCTCCACGATGCTCATCAGCGAGAGCGGGTTGATCTCCCCCTCCGGCATCGTGGCGCCCTTGCGCAGCCGCAGGAACTCGCCGGTGCCCTTGGCAAGGTCGAGCGAGATGTAGCCGGAGCGCTGGAAGAAGCGGATCTTCCTCATCCGCTCCAGCGACACGCGGCTGGCGGTGACGTTGGCCACCGCGCCGCCCTCGAAGACGAAGCGCGCGTTGGCGATGTCCACGTTCGGCGAGAGCACGCCCACACCGACCGCATCCACCGACTCCACCGGCCGCCCCACGAGCCCGAGCACAAGGTCGATGTCGTGGATCATCAGGTCCAGCACCACGGCCACGTCCGTCCCGCGCGGCCCGAACGGCGCCAGGCGGTGGCTCTCGATGAACTGCGGCCCGTCCAGCCACTGCTCGCAGGCACGGAGGGCGCTGTTGAAGCGCTCCACGTGCCCCGTCGCCACGATCACGCCCTGCTCCTCCGCGCGCGCCACGATGCGGTCCGCCTCCTCGAGCGTGGAGGCGATCGGCTTCTCGATCAGCAGGTGCACGCCGGCATCCAGCGCCGCCATCGCCACCTCCGCGTGCAGCGTGGTGGGGACGGCGATCACCGCCGCTTCGCACCGCGCCAGCAGCTCGTCGCGCGAGGAGAAGCCACGCACCCCCAGCTCGTTCGCCACCTGCGCCGTCCGC
Proteins encoded:
- the murJ gene encoding murein biosynthesis integral membrane protein MurJ; protein product: MSESDETIPFPARDRGEAQFSPEPDDPGAVEPDPAPKSPRAAPSGNRASATIAAGILLSRLAGLVREAVGAGYLGTSAYADAFRAGLRMPNILQNLLGEGTLSASFIPVYAELLHEGKEEEAGRVAGAVFALLFALAGVLALVGVLLAPVLTAVLLPGFQGERRELTIAITRIIFPMTGVLVLSAWSLGILNSHRKFFIPYVAPVLWNAAIIGALVAFGGRVGEYQLVVAAAWGALIGGVLQFGIQLPAVLRLERSLKIRWDLKLEGVRAAVRSAGPAIMGRGVVQLSSYADIVLASFLAEGAVSTFTYALTLYILPVSLFGMSVAAAELPELSRQRTAAHDVLRQRARDGLERIAFYVVPSFVAFIALGDVVVGALYQRGEFTRNDTLAVWVTLAGLTVGLLATTTSRLLSSTFFALRDTKTPARYATVRVVLSIVLGLLLMLTFERLVIGGVHLPGGWLADVRVGGKPLGPFGLALGAGIAAWIEWMLLKRSLRNRIGGVGARGGALARMFAAALAGAAAGWGVRTLIPGWGPLPMGVVVGGTFGAVYFAVTAMLGLEQSGALFKRFGRMLGR
- the bshC gene encoding bacillithiol biosynthesis cysteine-adding enzyme BshC: MSLRIEAEPIRGSRLVDDYMAGAPAISAFYAGHPLDPAAYREKLAEVQRRFDRPARERAAAALRPTSTGAAERLRRFVEEGGAMVTTGQQTGLFTGPLYTIHKILSAIRLAEALEAELGVLVLPVFWAASEDHDFAEVNHAWAVDNAGAIRRFGIQATDRRAVPMSEMRLGSDVESAFDGFAQAIGADGDASNIFTRVRAAYQPGRTVAEGFRDTIAELFSGFDLLVTDAADPALKQASAEILLAEAANAAEHERLVRAQTTLLELAGYPSQVLVAEGATNLFIHGVAGARGPGGRERLQRDGDGFIAPEIRRRFTQGELESLLRDQPGALSPNVFLRPVVESAVFPTLAYVGGPAETAYFAQIGPLFEALNIRMPLVFPRFAALIAPAEAEEARAALAITDEELRLPEHELIERVARRRIPPEVAEQLLALRRSIVSGFGSVIDAAHSIDPNLDLAIGARRNRAIVEVAKAERKIIRHVKRNDAELRRGTALARNHLRPNGQPQERVLTVFQYLIHQPTLLHDLAAAMHVQLRPAAVPA
- a CDS encoding 23S rRNA (pseudouridine(1915)-N(3))-methyltransferase RlmH, with amino-acid sequence MKVTVAAVGKVRGMLADALAEYETRTRRYFAFDAAEVKEEPYRRTGDAGRVRDEEGKRLLARVAQGAHVVALHETGKQWTSVQLAEFLGELALQGSPGAAFLIGGAYGLSDEVLARAAVRLSLSAMTLTHELARLVLTEQLYRAGTIQRGEPYHKGREA
- the nadB gene encoding L-aspartate oxidase; the encoded protein is MMRTDVVVVGSGIAGLFFALKVAKYGTVTLVTKKSRPESSTNWAQGGVAAVFGADDSVDLHVEDTLVAGAGLCHPDAVNVLVREGPLRVRELIELGVRFTQEGEDLSLGREGGHSRRRIVRAADLTGREIERGLLHAVAESPNITILENHAAVDLLTATDPGTLGERCCGVLVLDTEAGELKPFLARAVMLATGGCGQVYRHTTNPSIATGDGVAMAYRAGAKVANMEFVQFHPTALYPARDKTFLISEAVRGEGAVLRRTDGTAFMDGYHPLASLAPRDVVARAIDSEMKRSGDPFVHLDCSAIAPDEIRERFPNILRETAERGIDMLREPIPVVPAAHYLCGGVLTDTDGRSSVPGLYAAGETACTGVHGANRLASNSLLEALVFAHRAAERIGPQLAVTRMLEPAALPPHPAGEAASVEGLEEERERIRNIMWDLVGIVRSTARLAEAEARLRPIYALLNGLWAAARPTAELVEVRNVIQTALLIVRCAAQRHESRGLHFDEDRPFRDNEHSLRDTIIVR
- a CDS encoding tetraacyldisaccharide 4'-kinase, coding for MSLRTWVPRWWAGDAGAAGAVLSAALLPAEAGFRGVAALRNAAYDRAVLRVERAPVPVVSIGNLAVGGAGKTPVAAWVAARLREQGRRPGIALRGYGEDEVLVHRELNPQVPVFAAARRIEAARAAAQAGCDVVVLDDGFQHRALARDLDLVLIAVEGWQARPRVLPRGPWREGPGALGRAGVVVLTRKSAPRARAEAVAREVERWAVGKAVVGCHLAPGRLAALHEGADLDPRSLTGRDVLAVAALADPGPFVEHLRAAGARVEEALFGDHHAFTSAEAAGLADRAGERVVVMTHKDAVKLRGLLPANVRAYVLEQTVRFDWGEEALLAALERMPG
- a CDS encoding lysophospholipid acyltransferase family protein, whose product is MSGTKLTRTQDFTAALGGTALDALMRTTSVRTEGEENFRQFWREKRPVVFTLWHGRLLPCTYHHRHQDVVTLVSHHRDGEYITRLVQKWGYTAVRGSSSRGGLDALRELVRHLRGGRSLAITPDGPRGPREKLKPGPLLAAQLTGAPIIPVASGASRASYFGGWDRFLIPHPFARLQIAYGEPVYVPRRADEAELQAVADEVEGRLGGLMRRVDQAW
- the lpxB gene encoding lipid-A-disaccharide synthase, with product MKGPTIFISAGEESGDLHGGALAAALRERFPDARLLGLGGARMGAAGVELMAGLQELAVMGLAEVIRHLPFFYQLRKRVWAALAAEGVDLVIPIDYPGFNLRLARHARESGIPVLYYIAPQVWAWHKSRVRDLARDADRVAVVLPFEEEFLRGAGVKASFVGHPLLDREPPALDRDALVRAEGLDPTRPILGLFPGSRAQEVRRHLALFSEAARHVVERRPEVQPVIGTPGGIDNAVYEGAAWPRVLSAGGLLQYATAALVKSGTTTLEAGIAATPMVVVYKMNSASYAVAKRLVKVPHIALANLIAEERVAPEFVQDAATPDALADALLPLLDERSPERVVMVEGLRRIQGKLGGAGASRRVAEIAGELIAKGAR
- a CDS encoding Gfo/Idh/MocA family oxidoreductase is translated as MKPLRVGVLGVGSLGFHHARILRDVPGAEMAGVFDASPERTAQVANELGVRGFSSRDELLARCEAAVIAVPTTLHAEVAMAALDAGVHLLIEKPIASTLEEADRIVARAEEQGVIVATGHVERFNSALRACEQWLDGPQFIESHRLAPFGPRGTDVAVVLDLMIHDIDLVLGLVGRPVESVDAVGVGVLSPNVDIANARFVFEGGAVANVTASRVSLERMRKIRFFQRSGYISLDLAKGTGEFLRLRKGATMPEGEINPLSLMSIVERIELAGDGAEPLRAELEAWVAAVRGEGPLVVSGRDGRDALAIALRVMDRIEHHAAAAQPA